The following proteins are co-located in the Mesorhizobium sp. M1E.F.Ca.ET.045.02.1.1 genome:
- the uvrB gene encoding excinuclease ABC subunit UvrB, producing MAKRTDKKTPSPAQDGAPKRRSPLTEFLDAAEPLKPGGFAEAPQSEFSGAPLTGSISDWAGQIEREAEKQPKAKAPKKIPERSSAPGRTARGTSMGGAASAKERAAAGLNPVAGLDISLEDAESVSSSGVTATVAALSALIESGNPLHKDGQLWTPHRPARPEKSEGGIAIKMVSDFEPAGDQPTAIKDLVEGVDQSDRTQVLLGVTGSGKTFTMAKVIEETQRPALILAPNKTLAAQLYAEFKKFFPENAVEYFVSYYDYYQPEAYVPRTDTYIEKESSINEQIDRMRHSATRSLLERDDVIIVASVSCIYGIGSVETYTAMTFQMQVGDRLDQRALLADLVAQQYKRQDVNFVRGSFRVRGDTIEIFPAHLEDRAWRISMFGDEIEAITEFDPLTGQKTGELKSVKIYANSHYVTPRPTLNQAIKSIKEELQHRLQELEKAGRLLEAQRLEQRTRFDLEMLEATGSCAGIENYSRYLTGRQPGEPPPTLFEYVPDNALIFIDESHVTVPQIGGMYRGDFRRKATLAEYGFRLPSCMDNRPLRFEEWDAMRPLSVAVSATPGGWELEQSGGVFAEQVIRPTGLIDPPVEVRPAKSQVDDVVGEIRETTRLGYRTLVTVLTKRMAEDLTEYLHENGIRVRYMHSDIDTLERIEILRDLRLGAFDVLVGINLLREGLDIPECGFVAILDADKEGFLRSETSLIQTIGRAARNVDGKVILYADQITGSMERAMAETNRRREKQMEWNAANGITPESVKSRIADILDSVYEKDHVRADISQFTDDAGAMIGNNLKTHLEALDRQMRDAAANLDFEKAARVRDEIKRLREMELAISDDPLAREVESQSPASGREKGRHNKGVARHRTAEEQERFRRLDEARAAEEAARAARPNMFRKPHLDKMGADGAEPVKKPLFAKPSIDDMGPGTDMPTPAGAVSRSLFKRQSAQEAHGSDFGIPGDRTKPLFRKNSLDEMTVRRTEKPVEGKVPAKPRPVSPEANAGRTEARDDKPIVRQRSGIGSYEDPADERRQKRRPSKTGRPGQ from the coding sequence ATGGCCAAACGCACCGACAAGAAAACGCCCTCGCCGGCGCAAGATGGCGCGCCGAAACGGCGCAGCCCACTGACCGAATTCCTCGACGCCGCCGAGCCGTTGAAGCCCGGTGGTTTTGCCGAAGCGCCGCAGAGCGAATTCTCCGGCGCGCCGCTGACCGGCTCGATCTCCGATTGGGCTGGACAGATCGAGCGCGAGGCGGAGAAGCAGCCGAAGGCAAAAGCGCCGAAGAAGATCCCCGAACGCTCGTCCGCGCCCGGCCGCACGGCGCGCGGCACCTCGATGGGCGGTGCAGCCTCGGCGAAGGAACGCGCGGCCGCCGGCCTCAACCCGGTGGCCGGCCTCGACATCAGCCTGGAGGACGCCGAGTCGGTCTCGTCGAGTGGTGTGACCGCCACTGTCGCAGCGTTGTCGGCGCTGATCGAATCCGGCAATCCGCTGCACAAGGACGGCCAGCTTTGGACGCCCCACCGCCCGGCCCGGCCGGAAAAGTCGGAAGGCGGCATCGCCATCAAGATGGTCTCGGATTTCGAGCCGGCCGGCGACCAGCCGACCGCCATCAAGGACCTCGTCGAAGGCGTCGACCAGAGCGACCGCACCCAGGTGCTGCTCGGCGTCACTGGCTCGGGCAAAACCTTCACCATGGCCAAGGTGATCGAGGAGACGCAGCGCCCCGCCCTGATTCTCGCGCCCAACAAGACGCTGGCCGCGCAGCTCTACGCCGAGTTCAAGAAATTCTTCCCGGAAAACGCGGTCGAGTATTTCGTCTCCTACTACGACTACTACCAGCCGGAGGCCTACGTCCCGCGCACCGACACCTATATCGAGAAGGAATCCTCGATCAACGAGCAGATCGACCGCATGCGCCACTCGGCGACGCGCTCGCTGCTGGAGCGCGACGACGTTATCATCGTCGCCTCGGTGTCCTGCATCTACGGTATCGGCTCGGTCGAAACCTATACGGCGATGACCTTCCAGATGCAGGTCGGCGACCGGCTCGACCAGCGCGCTCTGCTCGCCGATCTCGTCGCCCAGCAATACAAGCGCCAGGACGTCAACTTCGTGCGCGGCTCGTTCCGCGTGCGCGGCGACACGATCGAGATCTTTCCCGCCCACCTGGAAGACCGCGCCTGGCGCATCTCGATGTTCGGCGACGAGATCGAGGCCATCACCGAGTTCGACCCGCTGACCGGCCAGAAGACCGGCGAATTGAAGAGCGTCAAGATCTACGCCAATTCGCACTATGTGACGCCGCGCCCGACCTTGAATCAGGCCATCAAGTCGATCAAGGAAGAATTGCAGCACCGCCTGCAAGAGCTTGAAAAGGCTGGCCGTTTGCTGGAAGCGCAACGGCTCGAGCAGCGCACGCGCTTCGATCTCGAGATGCTGGAAGCGACCGGCTCCTGCGCCGGCATCGAGAACTATTCGCGCTATCTCACCGGACGTCAGCCGGGCGAGCCGCCACCGACTTTGTTCGAATATGTGCCGGACAATGCGCTGATCTTCATCGACGAAAGCCACGTCACCGTGCCGCAGATCGGAGGCATGTATCGCGGCGACTTCCGCCGCAAGGCGACGCTGGCTGAGTATGGCTTCCGCCTGCCCTCCTGCATGGACAACCGGCCGCTGCGCTTCGAGGAATGGGACGCCATGCGCCCGCTGTCGGTCGCCGTCTCGGCGACGCCGGGCGGCTGGGAGTTGGAGCAGTCCGGCGGCGTCTTCGCCGAGCAAGTTATCCGCCCGACCGGCCTGATCGACCCGCCGGTCGAGGTACGCCCGGCCAAGAGCCAGGTCGACGACGTCGTCGGCGAGATCCGCGAGACCACCAGGCTGGGCTATCGCACGCTGGTCACGGTGCTCACCAAGCGCATGGCCGAGGACCTTACCGAATACCTGCATGAGAACGGCATCCGTGTCCGCTACATGCACTCCGACATCGACACGCTGGAGCGCATCGAGATCCTGCGCGACCTGCGCCTCGGCGCCTTCGACGTGCTGGTCGGCATCAACCTGCTGCGCGAAGGCCTCGACATTCCCGAATGCGGCTTCGTCGCCATCCTCGACGCCGACAAGGAAGGTTTCCTGCGTTCGGAAACCTCGCTGATCCAGACCATCGGCCGCGCCGCCCGCAACGTCGACGGCAAGGTCATTCTCTACGCCGACCAGATCACCGGCTCGATGGAACGGGCGATGGCGGAGACCAACCGCCGCCGCGAGAAGCAGATGGAGTGGAACGCGGCCAACGGCATCACGCCGGAATCGGTCAAGTCGCGCATCGCCGACATCCTGGACTCGGTCTACGAGAAGGATCACGTGCGCGCCGACATCTCGCAGTTCACCGACGATGCCGGGGCCATGATCGGCAACAATCTGAAAACCCATCTCGAGGCGCTCGACAGGCAGATGCGCGACGCCGCCGCCAATCTCGACTTCGAGAAGGCCGCCCGTGTCCGCGACGAGATCAAGCGGCTGCGCGAGATGGAGCTTGCGATCTCCGACGACCCGCTGGCGCGCGAGGTGGAAAGCCAAAGTCCCGCCTCTGGCCGCGAGAAGGGCAGGCACAACAAGGGCGTGGCCAGGCACCGTACGGCCGAGGAACAGGAGCGCTTCCGCAGGCTCGACGAAGCACGCGCCGCCGAGGAAGCGGCCAGGGCGGCCCGCCCCAACATGTTCCGCAAGCCGCATCTCGACAAGATGGGCGCAGACGGCGCCGAGCCGGTGAAGAAGCCGCTCTTCGCCAAGCCGTCGATCGACGATATGGGTCCGGGCACCGACATGCCGACGCCGGCCGGCGCCGTCTCGCGCTCGCTGTTCAAGAGACAGTCGGCGCAGGAAGCGCATGGCTCCGATTTCGGCATTCCCGGCGACCGCACCAAGCCTCTGTTCCGAAAGAACTCGCTCGACGAGATGACCGTGCGCCGCACGGAGAAACCCGTCGAAGGAAAAGTGCCGGCCAAGCCACGGCCGGTCTCGCCGGAGGCGAATGCCGGCAGAACCGAAGCGCGCGACGACAAGCCCATCGTGCGCCAACGCTCAGGCATCGGTTCTTACGAGGATCCGGCTGACGAGCGCCGTCAGAAACGGCGGCCGAGCAAGACGGGGCGCCCAGGGCAGTAA
- a CDS encoding CapA family protein codes for MSNYPLSYKLSWLPRFLKPSLGGDTNGFAAPAASLMDPPPARTVRLAFIGDLSAVANRTAPECDPAIAALLASADLVIGNCESPIVERPSAVMGTRLGTHHAMTERFLADALTAVGIARDRLVLSLANNHVLDQGTAGFEETVAALKRLGIRTIGTSAGGPVQRHAAGLLTIGFAAFTLWRNADEPEFRARVSMASDPAEWPREAIADVDLLCAVPHWDWEFRHFPRQPTRVLARRLAGHGVRLVAGHHAHVVQPVDRFGDSIVAYGLGDFLGTAFVKQPWPGRIGSILAVDFSADAATRGMIAAYRLHFFMRLGAGGHERLVPVEALDGAMKRRVAARLKAVFPDQPG; via the coding sequence GTGTCGAACTATCCGCTCTCCTACAAATTGTCGTGGCTGCCGCGCTTCCTGAAGCCGTCGCTTGGCGGTGACACGAACGGTTTCGCTGCGCCGGCGGCGAGCCTGATGGATCCGCCACCGGCGCGGACGGTGCGGCTTGCCTTCATCGGCGACCTTTCGGCGGTCGCCAACCGCACGGCGCCGGAGTGCGATCCTGCGATCGCGGCGCTGCTTGCCTCCGCCGATCTCGTGATAGGCAATTGCGAAAGCCCGATCGTCGAGCGGCCGAGCGCGGTGATGGGCACGCGGCTCGGCACCCATCACGCGATGACCGAACGCTTCCTGGCGGACGCGCTGACAGCCGTCGGCATCGCACGCGACAGGTTGGTGCTGTCGCTCGCCAACAATCATGTCCTCGACCAAGGCACTGCCGGCTTCGAGGAGACGGTCGCGGCGCTGAAGCGGCTCGGCATACGCACAATCGGCACCAGTGCTGGCGGGCCGGTCCAGCGCCATGCCGCCGGGTTGCTGACGATCGGCTTCGCCGCCTTCACGCTTTGGCGCAATGCTGACGAGCCCGAATTTCGAGCACGGGTTTCCATGGCGAGCGATCCGGCGGAATGGCCGCGCGAGGCGATCGCCGATGTCGACCTGCTTTGCGCCGTGCCGCATTGGGACTGGGAATTCCGGCATTTTCCGAGACAGCCGACCCGGGTGCTGGCGCGGCGGCTGGCGGGCCATGGCGTCCGGCTGGTCGCCGGGCACCACGCCCATGTCGTTCAGCCGGTCGATCGGTTCGGCGACAGCATCGTCGCCTACGGCCTCGGCGATTTCCTCGGCACGGCCTTCGTCAAACAACCATGGCCGGGCCGCATCGGCTCGATCCTCGCCGTCGACTTCAGCGCCGATGCCGCCACGCGCGGCATGATCGCCGCTTACCGATTGCATTTCTTCATGCGGCTCGGCGCCGGCGGCCATGAGCGGCTGGTGCCGGTGGAAGCGCTGGACGGGGCGATGAAACGCCGGGTCGCGGCTCGGCTGAAGGCTGTCTTTCCAGATCAGCCGGGCTAA
- a CDS encoding DUF3137 domain-containing protein, with the protein MEAADFMPSEAVIAGIRHNIEAYEAKRASAQKQVRWRVPLFVGLVIVFVVLTAWLFNSAADPNEQWLSTPHVFLYLGGFIVAVLLYFQALRPATRLQQSFRDTLLPMIFGFVRDVRYQHGVRPNSFDRMPRETVGAFNRQSFDDTISGRYEDFPFELYEAKLWEGSGKSETTAFKGVIVAFETIEPFPGTLVAARRANKMVHFFRGMFANKMQELSSGVAELDAAYEFRTDNIEAARPLVTGRLAQALTWLGETWPYDQARVALSGSDGFLLMPRSKNFFELPDISVPIDYNTHVAPMIADLGAMLATAALVRKIGAKDEAAG; encoded by the coding sequence ATGGAAGCAGCGGATTTCATGCCGAGCGAAGCGGTGATCGCCGGCATCAGGCACAACATCGAGGCCTATGAAGCGAAGCGGGCGTCGGCCCAGAAACAGGTGCGCTGGCGGGTGCCGCTGTTTGTCGGCCTGGTGATTGTTTTCGTCGTGCTCACCGCCTGGCTGTTCAACAGCGCCGCCGACCCCAACGAACAGTGGCTCTCGACGCCGCACGTCTTTCTCTACCTTGGCGGCTTCATCGTTGCGGTGCTGCTCTATTTCCAGGCGCTGAGGCCGGCGACCCGGCTGCAGCAATCCTTCCGCGATACACTGCTGCCGATGATCTTCGGCTTCGTGCGCGATGTCCGCTACCAGCACGGCGTGCGGCCGAATTCCTTCGACAGGATGCCGCGCGAAACGGTCGGCGCTTTCAATAGGCAAAGTTTCGACGACACGATCTCGGGACGCTACGAGGATTTTCCCTTCGAGCTTTACGAGGCGAAGCTTTGGGAAGGCTCCGGCAAGAGCGAGACGACCGCCTTCAAGGGCGTCATCGTCGCCTTCGAAACCATCGAGCCGTTCCCGGGCACGCTGGTTGCGGCGCGCAGGGCCAACAAGATGGTGCATTTCTTCCGCGGCATGTTTGCCAACAAGATGCAGGAGCTTTCGAGCGGCGTCGCCGAACTCGATGCCGCCTATGAATTCCGCACCGACAATATCGAGGCGGCGCGGCCGCTGGTCACGGGACGACTGGCGCAGGCGCTGACCTGGCTCGGCGAGACATGGCCTTACGACCAGGCCCGGGTGGCGCTGAGCGGCAGCGACGGTTTTCTGTTGATGCCGCGGTCGAAGAACTTCTTCGAGCTGCCGGATATCTCCGTGCCGATCGACTACAACACCCATGTCGCGCCGATGATCGCCGATCTCGGCGCCATGCTTGCCACGGCGGCGCTGGTACGCAAGATCGGGGCGAAGGACGAAGCGGCCGGATGA
- a CDS encoding DUF2314 domain-containing protein: protein MTFTVRAALCLLLALAPLQVRAQDSDQGDDKTVMVAPDDAEMAAAIAQARSSLDDFLALSEAPPPGADKFKLKVMVVDGNVTEHFWVIPFKRTATGFVGILANEPELVRNVVFGQNIEFTRDDISDWGYTRDGHQVGSFTVCVMFKKMSKEEADYMRTQYGFDC from the coding sequence ATGACCTTTACCGTTCGCGCCGCACTATGCCTGCTGCTGGCGCTCGCACCCTTGCAGGTTCGAGCGCAAGACTCGGATCAGGGCGACGACAAGACCGTGATGGTCGCCCCCGACGATGCCGAGATGGCGGCAGCGATTGCGCAGGCGCGATCCAGCCTGGACGACTTCCTGGCTCTGTCCGAAGCTCCGCCGCCGGGAGCCGACAAGTTCAAGCTGAAGGTCATGGTCGTGGACGGAAATGTGACGGAGCATTTCTGGGTCATCCCCTTCAAGCGCACCGCCACCGGCTTCGTCGGCATATTGGCGAACGAGCCGGAACTCGTCCGCAACGTCGTCTTCGGCCAGAACATCGAATTCACCAGGGACGATATTTCCGATTGGGGATACACCAGGGACGGCCATCAGGTCGGCAGCTTCACCGTCTGCGTGATGTTCAAGAAAATGTCGAAGGAAGAGGCTGACTACATGCGCACCCAGTACGGCTTCGATTGCTGA
- a CDS encoding diacylglycerol kinase family protein: protein MKVGVVLNPIAGGGKLKRRWPRVATSLRKHFGDFDLRETQTSGDAERLAIDLAVDGCDLVIAAGGDGTASEVADGLLQAEHETGRASELGLLPCGTGIDFARGLGLSDEIEAALARIAGASPRKVDAGRVTYIDDHGALASRHFINIASLGLSGATDRAVNSDKRKGRVSVKALFFWRTVLEFLRYRFQDVRITIDDGEPVEARMALVAVANGKFFGGGMMIAPDAELSDGQFDIVIVRAANKLGLIRDIRLLYGGRHRNHPAITILRGRKVLVEPLGDAEKNGALVDIDGESPGRIPATFEILPGALTLRC, encoded by the coding sequence TTGAAGGTCGGGGTGGTTCTCAATCCGATTGCCGGAGGCGGCAAACTCAAGCGGCGTTGGCCCAGGGTCGCCACATCGCTCAGGAAGCATTTCGGCGATTTCGATCTGCGCGAGACACAGACCAGCGGCGACGCCGAGCGGCTGGCGATCGACCTGGCGGTCGACGGCTGCGACCTGGTGATTGCCGCCGGTGGCGACGGCACGGCGAGCGAGGTGGCTGACGGGCTGCTGCAGGCAGAGCATGAGACCGGCCGGGCGAGCGAGCTCGGGCTGCTGCCATGCGGCACCGGCATCGACTTCGCGCGCGGATTGGGACTGTCGGATGAAATCGAGGCAGCGCTGGCGCGCATCGCCGGTGCAAGCCCGCGCAAGGTCGATGCCGGGCGCGTCACCTACATCGACGACCACGGCGCGCTGGCCAGCCGCCATTTCATCAACATCGCCAGCCTCGGCCTTTCAGGCGCCACGGATCGCGCCGTCAATTCCGACAAGCGCAAGGGCAGGGTCTCGGTCAAGGCGCTGTTCTTCTGGCGCACGGTGCTGGAGTTCCTCCGCTACCGCTTCCAGGACGTCAGGATCACCATAGACGACGGCGAGCCGGTCGAGGCCCGCATGGCGCTGGTGGCGGTCGCCAATGGGAAGTTCTTCGGCGGCGGCATGATGATCGCGCCCGACGCCGAGCTCTCGGACGGGCAGTTCGACATCGTCATCGTGCGGGCGGCGAACAAGCTCGGGCTGATCCGCGACATCCGGCTGCTTTATGGCGGGCGTCACCGCAACCATCCAGCGATCACGATCCTGCGCGGTCGCAAGGTGCTGGTCGAGCCGCTGGGCGATGCGGAGAAGAACGGGGCGCTGGTCGACATAGACGGCGAGTCGCCGGGCCGGATCCCGGCGACTTTCGAGATCCTGCCCGGCGCGCTGACGCTGAGATGTTGA
- a CDS encoding NAD(P)-dependent oxidoreductase, whose product MTLAYAFIGLGHLGGNLAASLLRNGFAVTVFDCDPAAVERLVALGGTAARSPAEAAARAGNAITCLPSPKVSEAVLAGPDGLLDGLPAGGTWIEMSTNGRDEILRLAALASAKGVETLECPVTGGVHLAAAGRITALVGGDAALYERHRPAIEAMCAKSFLMGPVGSAAVIKVITNMLAFVHLVAAGEALMLAKQGGLDLAQAYHAIVASSGNSFVHETESQLVLNGSYDIGFTMDLALKDLGFALAMGRDFGVPLDLAARVNAIFEEGKRAYGGDAWSTQIVKLLEDAVGAELRAPGFPARLGK is encoded by the coding sequence GTGACCCTCGCCTACGCCTTCATCGGCCTCGGCCATCTCGGCGGCAACCTTGCCGCCAGCCTGCTGCGCAACGGTTTTGCCGTCACCGTCTTCGACTGCGATCCGGCGGCTGTCGAGCGCCTTGTCGCGCTCGGCGGCACGGCGGCAAGGAGTCCTGCCGAAGCAGCCGCGCGCGCCGGCAATGCGATCACCTGCCTGCCCTCCCCGAAAGTCAGCGAAGCGGTGCTCGCCGGCCCCGACGGCTTGCTCGATGGCCTGCCCGCCGGCGGCACCTGGATCGAGATGTCGACCAATGGCCGCGACGAGATCCTGCGGCTGGCGGCGCTTGCTTCGGCGAAGGGCGTCGAGACGCTGGAATGTCCGGTCACCGGCGGCGTGCATCTGGCGGCGGCAGGCAGGATCACTGCGCTGGTCGGCGGCGATGCCGCGCTTTACGAGCGGCACCGGCCGGCGATCGAAGCGATGTGCGCCAAGTCCTTCCTCATGGGGCCGGTCGGCTCGGCGGCCGTGATCAAGGTCATCACCAATATGCTCGCCTTCGTCCATCTCGTCGCCGCCGGCGAAGCGTTGATGCTGGCCAAGCAAGGCGGGCTCGACCTCGCCCAAGCCTATCATGCGATCGTCGCCTCCTCCGGCAACAGCTTCGTACACGAGACCGAAAGCCAGCTGGTGCTGAACGGCTCCTACGACATTGGCTTCACCATGGACCTTGCGCTGAAGGATCTCGGCTTCGCGCTTGCCATGGGCAGGGATTTCGGCGTGCCGCTCGATCTCGCCGCCCGCGTCAACGCCATCTTTGAAGAGGGCAAGCGGGCCTATGGCGGGGACGCCTGGTCGACGCAGATAGTCAAGCTGCTCGAGGATGCAGTCGGAGCGGAACTCCGCGCCCCGGGCTTCCCGGCCAGGCTGGGAAAATAG
- a CDS encoding mandelate racemase/muconate lactonizing enzyme family protein has translation MKVTDVKTWVVGNPPPGIGGKYFIFVKLTTDGGVVGYGEAYNATFSAHVTARMIEDMAERYLVGRDPHDVENLFRRVYSSGFTQRPDVSGMGCFSALEMACWDIVGKEANKPVYKLLGGQVHETLRSYTYLYPHAGSVHSEDARGQNVYNDPDMAAACALEYVEQGFNAVKLDPAGPYTAYDGHQPRLIDIDLSARMVKAIREAVGTRADILFGTHGQFTASGALRLARAIEPYDPLWFEEPVPPDMPEVMAQVARGTSIPIATGERLTTKFEFARVIENRAATILQPDLGRSGGILETKKIAAMAEAYHIQVAPHCYCGPIVGAANIQLAVTLPNFLILESLKQWDGFHATLLKKKIEWQDGNVIPSKEPGLGVELNEEVCDAYPYSGKDLHLQMMQTPLMP, from the coding sequence ATGAAAGTCACCGACGTCAAGACCTGGGTTGTCGGCAACCCGCCGCCGGGCATCGGCGGCAAGTATTTCATCTTCGTCAAGCTCACCACCGATGGGGGCGTGGTCGGTTACGGCGAGGCTTACAACGCGACCTTCTCGGCGCATGTCACGGCCAGGATGATCGAGGACATGGCCGAGCGCTATCTCGTCGGCCGCGATCCGCACGATGTCGAGAACCTCTTCCGCCGCGTCTATTCGTCCGGCTTCACCCAGCGCCCCGATGTCTCCGGCATGGGCTGCTTCTCGGCGCTCGAAATGGCCTGCTGGGACATCGTCGGCAAGGAGGCGAACAAGCCGGTCTACAAGTTGCTCGGCGGCCAGGTGCACGAGACGCTGCGCTCCTATACCTATCTCTATCCGCACGCCGGCAGCGTCCATTCCGAGGATGCGCGCGGCCAGAATGTCTACAACGATCCCGACATGGCCGCCGCCTGCGCGCTCGAATATGTCGAGCAGGGTTTCAACGCCGTGAAGCTCGATCCGGCCGGCCCCTACACCGCCTATGACGGCCACCAGCCGCGCCTCATCGACATCGACCTTTCGGCGCGCATGGTCAAGGCGATCCGCGAGGCCGTCGGCACCAGGGCGGACATCCTGTTCGGCACGCATGGCCAGTTCACCGCTTCCGGCGCGCTGCGGCTGGCCCGCGCCATCGAGCCTTACGACCCGTTGTGGTTCGAGGAGCCGGTGCCGCCGGACATGCCCGAGGTGATGGCGCAAGTGGCACGCGGCACTTCCATTCCAATCGCCACCGGCGAGCGGCTGACGACGAAATTCGAATTCGCCCGCGTCATCGAGAACCGCGCCGCCACCATCCTGCAGCCGGACCTTGGCCGCTCAGGCGGTATTCTCGAGACCAAGAAGATCGCCGCCATGGCCGAGGCCTACCACATCCAGGTCGCGCCGCACTGCTATTGCGGGCCGATCGTCGGTGCCGCCAACATCCAGCTTGCAGTGACGCTGCCCAACTTCCTCATCCTGGAATCGCTCAAGCAGTGGGACGGGTTTCACGCCACGCTGCTCAAGAAGAAGATCGAGTGGCAGGACGGCAACGTCATTCCGTCGAAGGAACCCGGCCTCGGCGTCGAGCTCAACGAGGAGGTCTGCGACGCGTACCCCTATAGCGGCAAGGACCTGCATCTGCAGATGATGCAGACGCCGCTGATGCCGTGA
- a CDS encoding GMC family oxidoreductase N-terminal domain-containing protein — protein MQTYDFIIVGSGSAGSVVAERLSASGRFSVLVLEAGGTDRRFYVKMPLGYGKTFFDPAVNWNYKAEPDPGFGNNADHWPRGKLLGGSSSINAMVYIRGAREDFDAWGAAGNPGWSYGDLLPAFKALEDNEAGADQWRGVGGPLHITDCSNAVHPLTKRYLAAAQQAGLPLNPDFNGATQEGVGVYQITTRNGRRMSAARAFLRPAMKRGNVRVETNALATKILFEGKRAVGVEYEQNGQTKTARAGREVIISGGSINSPQLLQLSGVGPAALLNGLGVPVVHANENVGANLQDHVGVNYTFKGKLPTLNQILRPWWGKLLVGMQYILLRSGPLALSMNNAGGFFRTDPSMARPNMQLYFQAFSTVIPKSGERPILTPDPWPGFSIGLSNCRPSSRGEIMIRSKNPRDYPKITANAYSTNADVDEMLAAVKFVRKIASMPAMADIIEEEVLPGPSITSDADLIQDFRKRSGTVYHPVSTCRMAPDAARAVVDPRLRVHGLSGLRVIDASIFPDNITGNTNAASILTGWKGAELVLEDRK, from the coding sequence ATGCAGACTTATGACTTCATCATCGTCGGCTCCGGCTCGGCCGGCTCGGTCGTCGCGGAAAGGCTCTCGGCCTCGGGCCGCTTTTCGGTGCTGGTGCTGGAGGCCGGCGGGACCGATCGACGCTTCTATGTCAAGATGCCGCTCGGCTACGGCAAGACCTTCTTCGATCCGGCCGTCAACTGGAACTACAAGGCCGAGCCCGATCCCGGCTTCGGCAACAATGCCGACCACTGGCCGCGCGGCAAGCTGCTCGGCGGCTCGAGCTCGATCAACGCCATGGTCTACATCCGCGGCGCGCGCGAGGACTTCGACGCCTGGGGCGCCGCCGGCAATCCCGGCTGGAGCTATGGCGACCTGCTGCCCGCCTTCAAGGCGCTGGAGGACAACGAGGCCGGCGCCGATCAGTGGCGCGGCGTCGGCGGTCCTTTGCACATCACCGATTGCTCGAACGCGGTGCATCCGTTGACGAAGCGCTACCTGGCAGCCGCGCAGCAGGCCGGCCTGCCGCTCAATCCGGATTTCAACGGCGCCACCCAGGAAGGCGTCGGCGTCTATCAGATCACCACCCGGAACGGCCGCCGCATGTCCGCCGCCCGCGCTTTCCTGCGTCCGGCGATGAAGCGCGGCAACGTTCGCGTCGAGACCAACGCGCTGGCGACGAAAATCCTGTTCGAAGGCAAGCGCGCCGTCGGCGTTGAATACGAGCAGAACGGCCAGACGAAGACCGCGCGCGCTGGCCGCGAGGTCATCATTTCCGGCGGCTCGATCAACTCACCGCAATTGTTGCAGCTCTCGGGCGTCGGTCCGGCCGCGCTGCTCAACGGCCTCGGCGTCCCGGTCGTCCACGCAAACGAGAATGTCGGCGCCAATCTGCAGGACCATGTCGGCGTCAACTACACCTTCAAAGGCAAGCTGCCGACGCTCAACCAGATCCTGCGCCCATGGTGGGGCAAGCTTCTGGTCGGCATGCAATACATCCTCTTGCGCTCCGGTCCGCTGGCTCTGTCGATGAACAATGCCGGCGGCTTCTTCCGCACCGACCCGTCGATGGCGCGGCCCAACATGCAGCTCTATTTCCAGGCCTTCTCGACCGTCATCCCGAAGAGCGGCGAGCGCCCGATCCTGACCCCCGATCCGTGGCCCGGCTTTTCCATCGGCCTTTCCAACTGCCGCCCGTCGAGCCGAGGCGAGATCATGATCCGCTCGAAGAATCCGCGCGATTATCCGAAGATCACGGCCAACGCCTATTCCACCAACGCCGATGTCGACGAGATGCTGGCGGCGGTGAAGTTCGTGCGCAAGATCGCCTCGATGCCGGCCATGGCCGACATCATCGAGGAAGAGGTTCTGCCTGGTCCGTCAATCACTTCCGACGCCGATCTGATTCAGGATTTCAGGAAACGTTCGGGCACCGTCTATCACCCGGTGTCGACCTGCCGCATGGCTCCGGACGCCGCGCGCGCCGTCGTCGATCCAAGGCTTCGGGTGCACGGGTTGAGCGGTCTGCGCGTCATCGACGCGTCGATCTTTCCCGACAATATCACGGGCAACACCAACGCCGCTTCGATCCTCACCGGATGGAAAGGCGCCGAGCTGGTTCTGGAGGATCGGAAATGA
- a CDS encoding acyl-CoA thioesterase: MVHYADGKPLGDLTLRTLAMPSDANAAGDIFGGWVMAQMDLACGIRAAERAKGRVVTAAVKEMSFAKPMKIGDTLCIYTHVERVGRTSMVLKVEAWAQRYLSDLMEKVTHADFVMVALDGEGKPKPVPAEG, from the coding sequence ATGGTGCACTACGCGGACGGAAAGCCGCTCGGCGACCTGACACTGAGGACGCTGGCCATGCCGTCCGACGCCAATGCGGCCGGCGACATCTTTGGCGGCTGGGTGATGGCGCAGATGGACCTTGCCTGCGGCATCCGCGCAGCCGAGCGCGCCAAGGGCCGCGTGGTGACGGCGGCGGTCAAGGAGATGTCTTTCGCCAAGCCGATGAAGATTGGCGACACGCTCTGCATCTACACCCATGTCGAGCGCGTCGGCCGAACCTCGATGGTGCTCAAGGTCGAGGCCTGGGCGCAGCGCTACCTCTCCGACCTGATGGAGAAGGTCACCCATGCCGATTTCGTCATGGTGGCGCTCGACGGCGAAGGCAAGCCGAAACCGGTTCCAGCCGAAGGCTGA